One region of Pseudomonas glycinae genomic DNA includes:
- a CDS encoding hybrid sensor histidine kinase/response regulator, translating to MRYLLMLLFCLPLLASAVEFDEFTQSLPLGRSLQVFEDPSGQASIADVRAQAAAGNFKPHDKATLNAGYSRSAFWLKIDLHYRPTNPSAQRSWLLELAYPPLDHLDLYLPDAAGDYRLVRQTGDALPFASREIRQNNYLFDLAFKPDQQRTVYLRLSSEGSIQAPVTLWSSTAYLEDQPVRLYVLGVIYGVLLGMLVYNLFIYLSVRDTSYLYYIFYIASFGLYQLSVNGAAVEYFWPDNPWWANAATPFFIGCAGLFGSQFARSFLQTRNHSRWLDRLLIALIAFGAVVIGLSLMTSYGLALRLATTLALTFTVVIFAAGILAWWRGLRVARYFIIAWSAFLIGGIVNTMMVLGLLPNVFLTMYASQIGSAIEVALLSLALADRINAMREQQAQTLFDAGQKLEVLNQQLAHSNKLKDEFLATLTHELRTPMNGVIGSLELMQTVELDPELEQYQQTAAGSARDMMRMVNGILTLTELQAGKLKATAGSFSLRGVVEALRMQFDGNASSKSLDFKVDVQPTLPDRLHGDSAKLAQCLECLLDNAIKFTRVGGLALRVTGKPSTDNRLALSFAVIDTGIGFTDLGEATLYQRFFQLDGSMTREYGGLGVGLAICRQLVELLGGKLTHRSEPGSGSRFQLDVEFELPEVEAVPAFSRDTVRAPQDCTVLLVDDNSVNQLVMRGMLLKLGFRVRTADHGAAALDCLQRERFDAVLIDCQLPPLDGASLCCQIRDLPGCAHLPVFMIALGADREHCASGGSIDYLSKPVKFEDLQVAMQRRVLSC from the coding sequence ATGCGCTATTTGTTGATGTTGCTGTTCTGCTTGCCCCTCCTGGCAAGCGCCGTCGAGTTCGACGAGTTCACCCAGAGCCTCCCGCTGGGTCGATCCCTGCAAGTGTTCGAAGACCCGAGCGGTCAGGCGAGCATTGCCGACGTCCGCGCGCAAGCCGCCGCCGGAAACTTCAAACCCCATGATAAAGCCACGCTCAATGCCGGTTATTCGCGCTCGGCGTTCTGGCTGAAGATCGACCTGCATTACCGCCCGACCAACCCGTCGGCGCAACGCAGCTGGCTGCTGGAACTGGCGTATCCGCCGCTCGATCATCTCGACCTGTATCTGCCCGATGCCGCCGGCGACTATCGTCTGGTGCGGCAGACCGGGGACGCCTTGCCGTTCGCCAGTCGCGAGATCCGCCAGAACAATTACCTGTTCGACCTGGCGTTCAAGCCGGATCAGCAACGAACCGTTTACCTGCGGTTGTCCAGCGAAGGCTCGATCCAGGCGCCGGTGACGTTGTGGTCGAGCACCGCGTACCTCGAAGACCAGCCGGTGCGCCTGTACGTGCTGGGGGTCATCTATGGCGTGCTGCTGGGGATGCTGGTCTATAACCTGTTCATCTACCTCAGCGTGCGCGACACCAGTTACCTCTATTACATCTTCTATATCGCCTCGTTCGGCCTTTATCAGCTGTCGGTCAACGGCGCGGCCGTCGAGTATTTCTGGCCGGACAACCCATGGTGGGCCAACGCCGCCACGCCATTTTTTATCGGTTGCGCGGGGCTGTTCGGCAGCCAGTTCGCCCGCAGTTTCCTGCAGACCAGGAACCACAGCCGCTGGCTCGATCGCCTGCTGATCGCCCTGATCGCGTTCGGCGCCGTGGTGATCGGCCTGTCGTTGATGACCAGTTATGGTCTGGCCCTGCGTTTGGCGACGACCCTGGCTCTGACCTTCACCGTAGTGATCTTCGCCGCCGGGATCCTCGCCTGGTGGCGCGGCCTGCGGGTGGCGCGTTATTTCATCATCGCCTGGTCGGCGTTCCTGATCGGCGGCATCGTCAACACCATGATGGTGTTGGGCCTGCTGCCGAATGTGTTCCTGACCATGTACGCCAGCCAGATCGGTTCGGCCATCGAAGTGGCGCTACTGTCACTGGCGCTGGCCGACCGCATCAACGCCATGCGCGAACAACAGGCGCAGACCCTGTTCGACGCCGGCCAGAAACTTGAAGTGCTGAACCAGCAACTGGCCCACAGCAACAAGCTCAAGGACGAATTCCTCGCGACCCTCACTCACGAACTGCGCACGCCGATGAATGGCGTGATCGGCTCGCTGGAGCTGATGCAGACCGTCGAACTCGATCCGGAACTGGAGCAATACCAGCAGACCGCCGCCGGTTCAGCGCGGGACATGATGCGCATGGTCAACGGCATCCTGACCCTCACCGAATTGCAGGCTGGCAAGCTCAAGGCAACGGCGGGCAGTTTCAGCCTGCGCGGGGTGGTCGAGGCGTTGCGGATGCAGTTCGATGGCAACGCTTCGAGCAAGTCGCTGGACTTCAAGGTCGACGTGCAGCCGACCCTGCCGGATCGCCTGCATGGCGACAGCGCCAAACTCGCGCAATGCCTGGAATGCCTGCTGGACAACGCGATCAAGTTCACCCGCGTAGGCGGCCTCGCCTTGCGGGTCACCGGCAAACCGTCGACGGACAATCGGCTGGCGCTGTCCTTCGCGGTGATCGACACCGGCATCGGTTTTACCGATCTGGGCGAGGCCACGCTGTATCAGCGGTTCTTCCAGCTCGACGGTTCGATGACCCGCGAATACGGTGGGCTGGGCGTCGGTCTGGCGATCTGCCGTCAATTGGTGGAATTGCTCGGTGGCAAGCTCACGCACCGTTCCGAACCGGGGAGTGGCAGCCGCTTTCAACTGGATGTCGAGTTTGAGTTGCCGGAAGTGGAAGCCGTGCCCGCGTTCAGCCGCGACACCGTGCGCGCGCCGCAGGATTGCACCGTACTGCTGGTGGACGACAACAGCGTCAATCAATTGGTGATGCGCGGCATGTTGCTCAAGCTCGGTTTCCGGGTGCGCACCGCCGACCACGGCGCGGCGGCGCTCGATTGTTTGCAGCGCGAGCGCTTCGATGCGGTGCTGATCGACTGCCAGTTGCCGCCGCTGGACGGAGCATCGCTGTGTTGCCAGATTCGTGACCTGCCGGGATGCGCCCATCTGCCGGTGTTCATGATCGCGCTGGGGGCGGATCGGGAGCATTGCGCGTCGGGTGGCTCGATCGACTATCTGAGCAAACCGGTGAAATTCGAGGATCTGCAGGTTGCGATGCAGCGACGGGTGTTGAGTTGCTGA
- a CDS encoding hydroxymethylpyrimidine/phosphomethylpyrimidine kinase, with the protein MNIYSSRPVVLCLSGHDPSGGAGLQADIEALLAQGCHAAPAVTALTVQDTVNVTDFRVLDREWVLAQANAVLNDSEVAAVKLGMLGSLEMVDTVVELLQAHPHLPVVCDPVLRAGGGGRLGKDEVGYAMRERLLPLSIIATPNLPEARILAELPEGTADECAEKLLPFIKNLLITGGHGDETEIHNRLYSRDGLRETFKCQRLPGSYHGSGCTLASALAGRLALGENLASAVRTALDYTWRTLRDAEQLGKGQFVPRRLPLDFCS; encoded by the coding sequence ATGAATATCTACAGCTCACGCCCCGTTGTCCTCTGTCTCTCCGGCCACGATCCCAGTGGTGGCGCCGGCTTGCAGGCAGATATCGAAGCCCTGCTCGCTCAGGGTTGCCATGCGGCTCCGGCCGTCACCGCCCTGACCGTGCAAGACACGGTCAACGTCACTGACTTTCGCGTCCTCGACCGTGAGTGGGTACTGGCCCAAGCCAATGCCGTGCTCAACGACTCCGAAGTCGCGGCGGTGAAACTGGGCATGCTCGGTTCCCTGGAAATGGTCGACACCGTCGTCGAACTGCTTCAGGCGCACCCGCACTTGCCAGTGGTCTGCGACCCGGTGCTGCGTGCCGGCGGCGGCGGACGCCTGGGCAAGGACGAAGTCGGCTACGCCATGCGCGAACGCCTGCTGCCGCTGTCGATCATCGCCACCCCCAACCTTCCCGAAGCCCGGATCCTTGCCGAACTGCCGGAAGGCACCGCGGACGAGTGCGCTGAAAAACTCCTGCCGTTCATCAAGAACCTGCTGATCACTGGCGGTCACGGCGACGAAACCGAAATCCACAATCGCCTGTACAGCCGCGACGGCCTGCGCGAAACCTTCAAGTGCCAGCGCCTGCCGGGCAGCTATCACGGCTCCGGCTGCACGTTGGCCAGTGCCCTCGCCGGCCGCCTGGCACTGGGCGAAAACCTTGCCAGCGCGGTGCGTACCGCGCTGGATTACACCTGGCGCACCCTGCGCGATGCCGAACAGCTGGGCAAAGGCCAGTTCGTGCCGCGTCGCCTGCCGCTGGATTTCTGTTCCTGA
- the thiE gene encoding thiamine phosphate synthase, with protein MKLRGLYAITDSQLLAGKFLSYVEAALEGGVTLLQYRDKSSDEARRLREAEALRDLCERYKTQLIINDDAELAARLNVGVHLGQTDGPLSPTRALLGSKAIIGSTCHAQLELAEQAAKEGASYVAFGRFFNSNTKPGAPSCSLDLLDDAKRTLHLPICAIGGITLDNAAPLVAHGVDLLAVVHGLFGADSSAEVTRRARAFNELLKV; from the coding sequence ATGAAACTACGTGGCCTGTATGCCATCACCGACAGCCAGTTGCTGGCCGGCAAGTTTCTGTCTTACGTGGAGGCGGCGCTGGAAGGCGGCGTCACCCTGCTGCAATACCGTGACAAGAGCAGCGACGAGGCCCGCCGTCTGCGTGAGGCCGAAGCCCTGCGCGATCTGTGCGAACGCTACAAGACGCAACTGATCATCAACGATGACGCCGAACTGGCCGCGCGTTTGAACGTCGGCGTGCACTTGGGCCAGACCGACGGCCCGCTGTCGCCAACCCGCGCCCTGCTCGGTTCGAAAGCAATTATCGGTTCGACCTGCCACGCACAGCTTGAACTGGCCGAACAGGCCGCCAAAGAGGGCGCGAGTTATGTCGCCTTCGGTCGCTTCTTCAATTCCAATACCAAACCCGGTGCACCGAGTTGCAGCCTCGATCTGCTCGACGACGCCAAGCGCACCCTGCACCTGCCGATCTGCGCGATCGGCGGCATCACCCTCGACAACGCCGCGCCGCTGGTGGCCCACGGTGTCGATCTGCTGGCCGTGGTCCATGGCCTGTTCGGCGCCGACAGCAGCGCCGAAGTGACCCGCCGCGCCCGCGCCTTCAATGAATTACTAAAAGTCTGA
- the hemL gene encoding glutamate-1-semialdehyde 2,1-aminomutase, which produces MSRSETLFANAQKHIPGGVNSPVRAFKSVGGTPLFFKHAEGAYVTDEDDKRYVDYVGSWGPMILGHSHPEVLDAVRNQLQHGLSYGAPTAMETEMADLVCSLVPSMEMVRMVSSGTEATMSAIRLARGFTGRDSIIKFEGCYHGHSDSLLVKAGSGALTQGVPSSAGVPAAFAKHTLTLPFNDIDAVEKMLAEVGQDVACIIVEPVAGNMNCVPPAPGFLEGLRSLCDKHGVVLIFDEVMTGFRVALGGAQAYYGVTPDLTTFGKIIGGGMPVGCFGGKRSIMERIAPLGPVYQAGTLSGNPLAMAAGLTTLRLISRPGFHAELTDYTTRLLDGLQQRADAAGIPFVTTQAGGMFGLYFSGADDIVTFEDVMASDAALFGRFFHLMLEGGVYLAPSAFEAGFTSIAHGEAELKLTLDAAERAFAKLK; this is translated from the coding sequence ATGTCTCGTTCCGAAACTCTGTTTGCCAACGCCCAGAAACACATTCCCGGTGGCGTGAACTCGCCGGTGCGCGCGTTCAAGAGCGTTGGCGGCACGCCGCTGTTCTTCAAGCACGCCGAAGGCGCCTACGTCACTGACGAAGACGACAAGCGTTATGTGGATTACGTGGGCTCCTGGGGTCCGATGATCCTCGGCCACAGCCACCCGGAAGTGCTGGATGCGGTGCGCAACCAGTTGCAGCACGGCCTGTCCTACGGCGCGCCGACCGCGATGGAAACCGAGATGGCCGACCTGGTCTGCTCGCTGGTGCCGTCGATGGAAATGGTGCGCATGGTCAGCTCCGGCACCGAAGCGACCATGAGTGCAATCCGTCTGGCCCGTGGTTTCACCGGCCGCGACAGCATCATCAAGTTCGAAGGCTGCTACCACGGTCACTCCGACAGCCTGCTGGTCAAGGCCGGTTCCGGTGCACTGACCCAAGGCGTACCAAGCTCTGCCGGCGTACCCGCAGCGTTCGCCAAACACACCCTGACCCTGCCGTTCAACGACATCGACGCGGTTGAAAAAATGCTCGCCGAAGTCGGCCAGGACGTCGCCTGCATCATCGTCGAGCCCGTGGCCGGCAACATGAATTGCGTACCGCCGGCGCCGGGTTTCCTCGAAGGCCTGCGCAGCCTGTGCGACAAGCACGGCGTGGTGCTGATTTTCGACGAAGTGATGACCGGTTTCCGCGTCGCCCTCGGCGGCGCCCAGGCTTACTACGGCGTAACCCCGGACCTGACCACCTTCGGCAAGATCATCGGTGGCGGCATGCCGGTCGGCTGCTTTGGCGGCAAGCGCTCGATCATGGAGCGCATCGCACCGCTGGGCCCGGTCTATCAGGCAGGCACCTTGTCGGGTAACCCGTTGGCAATGGCCGCCGGCCTGACCACCCTGCGCCTGATCAGCCGTCCGGGTTTCCACGCCGAGCTGACCGACTACACCACGCGCCTGCTCGACGGCCTGCAACAGCGCGCCGACGCCGCCGGCATTCCGTTCGTGACCACCCAGGCGGGCGGCATGTTCGGTCTGTACTTCAGCGGTGCCGACGACATTGTGACGTTTGAAGACGTGATGGCCAGCGATGCAGCACTGTTCGGCCGCTTCTTCCACCTGATGCTGGAAGGTGGCGTGTACCTGGCACCGAGCGCCTTCGAAGCCGGTTTCACCTCGATCGCCCACGGCGAAGCCGAGTTGAAACTGACCCTCGACGCCGCTGAGCGCGCCTTCGCCAAGTTGAAGTAA
- a CDS encoding tetratricopeptide repeat protein, protein MNRTGRTLALGCLLLLQPLLAHAQAGGNSLLIPAMGRCTLNTQPQDVTQALAACQKAADEGDAQAQYELGEFYYDGKNAPRDLNQALNYFEKASLQGHAQAQFKLGTMFFHGEGVQANNIQAYIVLKMAAVNGAEDALDTADEVSEKMSREDLETATQVLGQIFRKYLMELQNADGRTPFSPLP, encoded by the coding sequence ATGAACCGCACCGGCCGCACCCTTGCCTTGGGCTGCCTGTTGCTCCTTCAGCCGCTGCTCGCACATGCACAAGCAGGCGGCAACTCGTTGTTGATCCCGGCGATGGGTCGCTGCACCCTCAATACTCAGCCGCAAGATGTCACGCAGGCCCTCGCTGCCTGCCAAAAGGCGGCGGATGAGGGGGATGCGCAAGCGCAATACGAGTTGGGTGAGTTCTACTACGACGGCAAGAACGCGCCGCGCGACCTCAATCAAGCCCTGAACTATTTCGAAAAGGCCTCGCTGCAAGGCCATGCCCAGGCGCAATTCAAGCTCGGCACCATGTTCTTCCACGGTGAAGGCGTGCAGGCCAACAACATTCAGGCGTACATCGTGCTGAAGATGGCGGCGGTCAACGGCGCCGAAGACGCGCTCGACACCGCCGACGAAGTGTCCGAAAAGATGTCCCGCGAAGACCTGGAAACCGCGACCCAGGTGCTCGGGCAAATTTTCCGTAAATACCTGATGGAACTGCAGAACGCCGACGGGCGTACGCCGTTTTCGCCCCTGCCCTGA
- a CDS encoding DUF1820 family protein, with protein sequence MTKREAPIYKVIFLNQGQVFEMYAKQIYQSDLWGFLEVEEFVFGERTQVVVDPSEEKLKAQFEGVVRSFVPMHSIVRIDEVERLGTPKISEARGGVGNVMPFPMPMPEK encoded by the coding sequence ATGACCAAACGCGAAGCTCCAATCTACAAGGTGATTTTCCTCAACCAGGGCCAGGTGTTCGAAATGTACGCCAAGCAGATCTATCAAAGTGATCTGTGGGGCTTCCTGGAAGTGGAAGAGTTCGTCTTTGGCGAGCGCACGCAAGTGGTCGTCGACCCGAGCGAAGAAAAGCTCAAGGCGCAGTTCGAAGGCGTGGTGCGCAGCTTTGTGCCGATGCACTCGATCGTGCGCATCGACGAGGTCGAGCGTCTGGGCACGCCGAAGATCAGTGAAGCCCGTGGCGGCGTTGGTAACGTGATGCCGTTTCCGATGCCGATGCCTGAGAAGTAA
- the miaB gene encoding tRNA (N6-isopentenyl adenosine(37)-C2)-methylthiotransferase MiaB, protein MAKKLYIETHGCQMNEYDSSRMVDLLGEHQALEVTARAEDADVILLNTCSIRERAQDRVYSQLGRWRELKLANPDMVIAVGGCVASQEGAAIRDRAPYVDVVFGPQTLHRLPEMIDAARISKLPQVDVSFPEIEKFDHLPEPRIDGPSAYVSVMEGCSKYCTFCVVPYTRGEEVSRPFDDVIAEIIHLAENGVREVTLLGQNVNGYRGLTHDGRLADLAELIRVVAAVDGIDRIRYTTSHPLEFSDSLIQAHAEVPELVKHLHLPVQSGSDRILAAMKRNHTALEYKSKLRKLRAAVPGICISSDFIVGFPGETEKDFEQTMKLIADVGFDFSYSFVYSQRPGTPAADLADDTPEELKKERLNALQHRLNQQGFEISRQMVGSIQRILVTDYSKKDPGELQGRTENNRIVNFRCDNPTLIGQFADVHIDAAQPHSLRGSLIQ, encoded by the coding sequence ATGGCCAAGAAGCTTTACATTGAAACCCACGGTTGCCAGATGAACGAGTACGACAGCTCGCGCATGGTCGATCTGCTGGGCGAACACCAGGCCCTGGAAGTCACGGCGCGCGCCGAAGATGCCGACGTGATCCTGCTCAACACCTGCTCGATCCGCGAACGCGCCCAGGACCGGGTGTATTCCCAGCTCGGACGCTGGCGCGAACTGAAACTGGCCAACCCGGACATGGTGATCGCCGTCGGCGGTTGCGTGGCCAGCCAGGAAGGTGCGGCGATCCGCGATCGCGCCCCGTATGTCGACGTGGTGTTCGGCCCGCAGACCCTGCACCGCCTGCCGGAAATGATCGACGCCGCGCGCATCAGCAAGCTGCCGCAAGTCGACGTGTCGTTCCCGGAAATCGAAAAGTTCGACCACCTGCCGGAGCCGCGCATCGACGGCCCGAGCGCCTACGTGTCGGTGATGGAAGGCTGCAGCAAGTACTGCACGTTCTGCGTGGTGCCTTACACCCGTGGCGAAGAAGTCAGCCGACCGTTCGACGACGTGATCGCCGAGATCATCCACCTGGCCGAAAACGGTGTGCGTGAAGTGACCCTGCTGGGGCAAAACGTCAACGGCTATCGCGGGCTGACCCACGACGGTCGCCTGGCGGACCTGGCCGAACTGATCCGCGTGGTCGCGGCGGTCGACGGCATCGACCGCATCCGCTACACCACTTCGCATCCGCTGGAATTCTCCGACAGCCTGATCCAGGCCCACGCCGAAGTGCCGGAACTGGTCAAGCATCTGCACTTGCCGGTGCAGTCGGGTTCGGACCGGATCCTGGCCGCGATGAAACGCAACCACACGGCGCTGGAGTACAAATCCAAGCTGCGCAAACTGCGCGCCGCCGTGCCGGGTATCTGCATCAGTTCGGACTTCATCGTCGGTTTCCCCGGGGAAACCGAGAAAGATTTCGAACAGACCATGAAGCTGATTGCCGACGTCGGTTTCGACTTTTCCTACTCGTTCGTCTACAGCCAGCGCCCGGGCACCCCGGCCGCCGATCTGGCCGACGACACCCCGGAAGAACTGAAGAAAGAACGCCTGAACGCCTTGCAGCACCGTTTGAACCAGCAAGGGTTCGAGATCAGCCGACAAATGGTCGGTTCGATCCAGCGGATTCTGGTGACCGATTATTCGAAGAAAGACCCGGGCGAGCTGCAAGGGCGCACCGAGAATAACCGTATCGTCAACTTCCGCTGCGATAATCCGACCCTGATCGGCCAGTTCGCCGACGTCCACATCGACGCGGCGCAACCGCACTCGCTGCGCGGCTCGCTGATCCAGTAA
- a CDS encoding PhoH family protein yields MNAPIEPHRFILEPFEARRFANLCGQFDEHLRLIEQRLAIEIRNRGNQFELIGEPKHTTSAENLIRRLYRETKGSELSPDTVHLFLQESAVEQLDNPAPAEASVALRTKKGMIRPRGLNQLRYVKEILGNDINFGIGPAGTGKTYLAVACAVDALEREQIRRILLVRPAVEAGEKLGFLPGDLSQKIDPYLRPLYDALYEMLGFEYVAKLIERQVIEVAPLAYMRGRTLNNSFIILDESQNTTVEQMKMFLTRIGFGSTAVITGDITQVDLPRGTKSGLHHVIEVLKDVPGISFTHFQPKDVVRHPLVQRIVEAYERFETRLADEAPKDTRHDA; encoded by the coding sequence TTGAACGCACCCATCGAACCACATCGTTTCATCCTCGAGCCCTTTGAGGCTCGCCGCTTCGCCAATCTGTGCGGGCAGTTCGACGAGCACTTGCGGCTGATCGAACAGCGCCTGGCCATCGAGATCCGCAACCGCGGCAATCAGTTCGAGCTGATCGGCGAACCCAAGCACACCACCTCCGCGGAAAACCTGATTCGCCGCCTGTACCGGGAAACCAAGGGTTCAGAGCTGTCGCCGGATACGGTTCACCTGTTCCTCCAGGAATCGGCCGTCGAGCAACTGGACAACCCCGCCCCCGCCGAAGCCTCCGTCGCCCTGCGCACCAAGAAAGGCATGATTCGCCCACGCGGCTTGAATCAGTTGCGCTATGTGAAGGAAATTCTCGGCAACGACATCAACTTCGGCATCGGCCCGGCCGGTACCGGCAAGACTTACCTGGCTGTCGCCTGCGCCGTCGATGCGCTGGAGCGCGAGCAGATCAGGCGCATCCTGCTGGTTCGTCCGGCGGTCGAAGCGGGTGAAAAACTCGGCTTCCTGCCCGGCGACCTGTCGCAAAAGATCGACCCGTACCTGCGCCCGCTCTACGACGCGCTCTACGAAATGCTCGGTTTCGAATACGTGGCCAAGCTGATCGAACGTCAGGTGATCGAAGTCGCGCCGCTGGCCTACATGCGCGGTCGCACGCTGAACAACAGCTTCATCATTCTCGACGAGAGCCAGAACACCACCGTCGAGCAGATGAAGATGTTCCTGACCCGGATCGGTTTCGGCTCTACGGCCGTGATCACCGGCGACATCACCCAGGTCGACCTGCCGCGCGGCACCAAATCCGGACTTCATCACGTCATCGAAGTCCTGAAAGATGTGCCGGGCATCAGCTTCACCCACTTCCAGCCCAAAGACGTGGTGCGCCATCCGTTGGTGCAACGCATCGTCGAAGCCTACGAGCGCTTCGAGACGCGTTTGGCCGATGAAGCGCCAAAGGATACTCGCCACGATGCTTGA
- the ybeY gene encoding rRNA maturation RNase YbeY, translating into MLELDLQIATEASAPTEAEFRQWCELALRQRTADSEMTIRLVDEEEGRELNHTWRHKDYATNVLSFPAEVPDEFLDIPLLGDLVICVAVVEREAAEQGKELKAHWAHLVIHGCLHLLGYDHIDDEEAEEMEALERELLAELGYPDPYADDETETSPTVTTKDSE; encoded by the coding sequence ATGCTTGAGCTTGACCTGCAAATCGCGACCGAAGCGTCTGCGCCGACCGAAGCCGAGTTCCGCCAATGGTGCGAACTGGCCCTGCGCCAGCGCACAGCCGACTCGGAAATGACCATTCGTCTGGTCGACGAGGAAGAAGGCCGCGAACTGAATCACACCTGGCGGCACAAGGATTACGCGACCAACGTCCTGTCCTTTCCCGCCGAAGTGCCCGACGAGTTTCTCGATATTCCGCTGCTGGGCGATCTGGTGATCTGCGTGGCGGTGGTCGAGCGCGAAGCCGCCGAACAGGGCAAGGAACTAAAGGCCCACTGGGCACATCTGGTCATTCACGGCTGCTTGCATCTGCTTGGTTACGACCATATAGATGACGAGGAAGCCGAGGAAATGGAAGCACTGGAACGCGAGTTGCTTGCCGAATTGGGTTATCCCGATCCGTACGCGGACGACGAAACCGAAACATCCCCTACTGTTACAACAAAGGATTCAGAGTAA
- a CDS encoding HlyC/CorC family transporter, with product MSEDRSSNGQKSWLGKLTQAFAHEPKNRQELLELLRDAHQNKLLDSEALAIVEGAIQVADLQVRDIMVPRSQMISIKATQTPREFLPAVVDSAHSRYPVIGESHDDVMGVLLAKDLLPLILKENGDSFNIKDLLRPATFVPESKRLNVLLREFRANHNHMAIVIDEYGGVAGLVTIEDVLEQIVGDIEDEHDVEEDSYIKPLPSGDFLIKALTPIENFNEFFDSEFSDDEFDTVGGLVMSAFGHLPKRNEITEIGAYRFRILNADSRRIHLLRLTPIAR from the coding sequence ATGAGCGAAGATCGATCGAGCAACGGGCAAAAGTCATGGCTGGGTAAACTGACCCAGGCTTTTGCCCACGAGCCGAAGAACCGCCAGGAGCTGCTTGAGCTGCTGCGCGATGCACATCAGAACAAACTGCTGGACAGCGAAGCGCTGGCCATCGTCGAAGGCGCCATCCAGGTGGCTGACCTGCAGGTTCGCGACATCATGGTGCCGCGCTCGCAGATGATCAGCATCAAGGCGACCCAGACTCCCCGCGAATTCCTCCCTGCCGTGGTCGACTCGGCCCACTCGCGCTACCCGGTCATCGGCGAAAGCCATGACGACGTGATGGGCGTGCTGCTGGCCAAGGATCTGCTGCCGCTGATCCTCAAGGAGAACGGCGACAGCTTCAACATCAAGGACCTGCTGCGCCCGGCCACTTTCGTGCCGGAGTCCAAGCGTCTGAACGTGTTGCTGCGTGAATTCCGCGCCAACCACAACCACATGGCCATCGTCATCGACGAATACGGTGGCGTGGCCGGTCTGGTGACTATCGAAGACGTGCTCGAGCAGATCGTCGGCGACATCGAAGACGAGCACGACGTCGAAGAAGACAGCTACATCAAGCCGCTGCCCAGCGGTGATTTCCTGATCAAGGCCCTGACGCCGATCGAGAACTTCAACGAGTTCTTCGACAGCGAATTCTCCGACGACGAGTTCGACACCGTCGGCGGGCTGGTGATGAGCGCGTTCGGGCACTTGCCAAAACGCAACGAAATCACTGAAATCGGCGCCTATCGTTTCCGCATCCTGAACGCCGACAGCCGTCGGATTCACTTGCTGCGACTCACGCCAATCGCCCGGTAA